The genomic interval GTACGGCTCGGCGGCCGGGTCGTAGCCGGCGCCGAGCGCGAGGCCGGCCCAGCGCCGGCGCAGGGTGTCGTACGGGTCCCCCGTCGGCGGTCGCCGTGTCACGTCCCTGCCCTCCCCGCGCCGGGAACACGGGGTGCCTACCCGCGCGGGCGGGGACGCACACGGCCTCAGCCGAAGCGGTCGAGGAGCCGGCGGTAGAGGCCGGGGGTGAGGGCGCGGACGCGCGGCGGGAGGGTCAGCCAGGACGGGATGTAGGTGTCGTCGCGGGCCTCGCCGACCGCGTCCCACACGGCGGCCGCGACCCGGCCGGGCGAGGTGGGGCGCGGGTGGGAGCGGTGGTAGGGGCGGCCTCGGCGGGCGAAGAAGCCGGTCTCGACGGGGCCGGGCACCACCAGGGTGACGCCGACGCCGGTGCCGCGCAGCTCCTGCCGGAGCGCCTCGGCGAACGCGGCCAGTCCGGCCTTGGCGGCGGAGTACACCGCCTCCTCGCGGACGCCCACCGCGCCGGCCACCGACCCGACGAGCACCACCCGGCCGCTCCCGGCCGCCACCATCGCGGGCAGCACCTCGCGGACCAGGTGCAGGGTGGCGTTGAGGTCGAGGAAGAGCACCCGGTCGATGTCGGTGTGCGGCATGGTCAGGAAGGGGCCCGCCCAGCCGATGCCCGCCCCGGCGATCAGCAGGTCGATCCGTCCGGCCTCCCGCAGCGCGGCCTCGGCCAGCATCTTCGCCCCGTCCGGTGCGGCGAGGTCGGCGGGCAGCAGGACCGCGGACGTGCCGGACGCGGTCTCCTCGAGCCGGCGCCGGTCGCGTCCGCTGAGCAGCAGGTGCCATCCGCCGGCGGCGAAGCGGCGGGCGGTGGCCGCGCCGATGCCCGAGGACGCGCCGGTGACGAGGGCGACGCGCCGGTCGGTGCGGGGCGGGGTCCGGCCGAGTGCCGCGGCCGCGGCGGAGGCGGCGGGGTCCGCCGGGGGGTCGTAGGTGGAATCGGAGCCGGTGGTGGTCACGAGTCGGTCTCCCATGCGCTGTCGCTGCGGGCCTCGCCATCCAGGACACCCCCGGCCCGGGGGGCCGCGCCAGCGCAGCGGCCCGTTCGCGGCGGCCCCGGCGGGGCCCGCCCGCGGGTTCCGCCGCCCGTGACCCGTGCGGTCGCGGGGCCGCTCCCGCCGCGCGGCGGGGCCACTCCTGCGTGCCGCCGGATGGGCCATGCGGGCGTATGGACCGTACGCGCCCGGACGCGCCGGGTTACGAAAGGGACGTTCCGCCCCTTCCCCGGCACAGTGACGAGGTCCCCTGATGCGCCTGCTGCTCGTCCACCCCAGCGCCCTGATGTACTCCGAGATCTTCCTCCGGCTCGAACCCCTGGGCCTGGAGCGGGTGGCCGGCGCCGCCCGCGAGGCGGGTCACGAGGTCCGGGTGGTCGATCTCCAGGTGCTGAGCGTGCGGCGGCTGCGCGACGAGGTGCGGTCGTTCCGCCCGGAGGCGCTCGGCATCTCCCTGAACTACCTGGCGAACGTTCCCGAGGCGATCCGGCTGGCCGAGCGGGTGAAGGAGGAGCTGCCGGAGTGCTTCGTGTTCCTCGGCGGCCACAGCGTCTCGTTCGTCGCCCAGGAGGTCATCGAGCAGGCGAAGGGCGCCGTGGACGCCGTGGTGCGGGGCGAGGGCGAGCCCGCCGTCGGACCGCTGCTCGAGGCGGTGCGGGACGGCGGGGTGGACGGGGTGCCGGGTGTCGTCACGGCGTCGGGGCGCGGCCCCGCCCCGCTGATGCTGCACGGCATCGACGAGCCGCTGCCGGCCCGGGACCTGACGCGCGGCCGGCGCCGCTACTTCATCGGCGAACTGGACCCGTGCGCGTCGGTCGAGTTCACCCGGGGCTGCCCCTGGGACTGCTCGTTCTGCTCCGCCTGGACGTTCTACGGCCGCAGCTACCGCAAGGCGTCCCCGGAGGCGGCGGCGGACGACCTCGCGGCGATCCGCGAGCCGAACGTGTTCATCGTCGACGACGTGGCGTTCATCCGGCCCGAGCACGGCGACGCCATCGCGGCGGAGGTCGAGCGGCGCCGGATCCGCAAGCGGTACTACCTGGAGACCCGCTCGGACGTGCTGCTGCGCCACCCGGAGGTGTTCGAGCGCTGGGCGCGGCTGGGGCTGCGGTACATGTTCCTCGGCATGGAGGCGATCGACGCCGAGGGGCTCGACCTGTACCGCAAGCGGGTCAGCCCGGACGAGAACCTGAAGGCGCTGGAGACGGCCCGGCGGATGGGCATCAAGGTCGCCGTCAACCTGATCGTGGACCCGGCCTGGGACGAGGAACGCTTCCGGGTGGTGCGGGAGTTCGCGATGGCCGTGCCGGAGATCGTGCACTTCACGGTGATGACGCCGTACCCGGGCACGGAGATCTGGCACACCGAGTCGCGCCGGCTCACCACCCGCGACTACCGGCTGTTCGACATCCAGCACGCGGTGGTGCCCACCACGCTGCCGCTGGACCGCTTCTACGAGGAGCTGGTGCGCACCCAGGCGGTCATCAACCGCAAGCACCTGGGGCTGCGCACGGCGTTCGGGGCGGCGCGGGTGCTGGCCCGGAACCTGGCGCACGGGCAGACGAACTTCGCCCGCATGCTGTGGAAGTTCAACCAGGTGTACGACCCGCGCCGGCAGCTCGCCGACCACGCGCGTCCGGTGCGTCACGAGCTGCCGCTCCCCCAGCGGCTCGACGTGGGCGACCGGCGCGCGCTGTACGTCCACACCCGCGGCGCGACCCAGGGCGCACCGGCCCGTCGGCTGCCCGGCTAGGTCCGGCCCGGGTCCGGTCGGTCCTCCCTTTTCGTCCGGGCGAACGGATCGCGACAGCTTCCTGAAAAATGTTGAAGATTGAAGGGAATGGGTCTACGGTGGGCCGTGCAAGCTAGTTGAACCTTCAACTGAATCTTCCCGTCCCCCAGGAGGAACACCATGGGTCTCTTCGGCCGCAAGGACGACGACAAGGGCGCCACCGGCTCCGCGGTGAGCCCGGACCTGGCAGCGCTGACCGGCGACTACACGCTCGACCCCGCGCACACCACGATCGGCTTCGTCGCGCGCCACGCGATGGTCACCAACGTCAAGGGCCACTTCTCGGAGTTCTCCGGCGAGCTGCACCTCGACGGCACGGACCCGAGCAGGTCGACGGCCTCGATCGA from Streptomyces sp. DH-12 carries:
- the hpnR gene encoding hopanoid C-3 methylase HpnR, whose translation is MRLLLVHPSALMYSEIFLRLEPLGLERVAGAAREAGHEVRVVDLQVLSVRRLRDEVRSFRPEALGISLNYLANVPEAIRLAERVKEELPECFVFLGGHSVSFVAQEVIEQAKGAVDAVVRGEGEPAVGPLLEAVRDGGVDGVPGVVTASGRGPAPLMLHGIDEPLPARDLTRGRRRYFIGELDPCASVEFTRGCPWDCSFCSAWTFYGRSYRKASPEAAADDLAAIREPNVFIVDDVAFIRPEHGDAIAAEVERRRIRKRYYLETRSDVLLRHPEVFERWARLGLRYMFLGMEAIDAEGLDLYRKRVSPDENLKALETARRMGIKVAVNLIVDPAWDEERFRVVREFAMAVPEIVHFTVMTPYPGTEIWHTESRRLTTRDYRLFDIQHAVVPTTLPLDRFYEELVRTQAVINRKHLGLRTAFGAARVLARNLAHGQTNFARMLWKFNQVYDPRRQLADHARPVRHELPLPQRLDVGDRRALYVHTRGATQGAPARRLPG
- a CDS encoding SDR family NAD(P)-dependent oxidoreductase; amino-acid sequence: MTTTGSDSTYDPPADPAASAAAAALGRTPPRTDRRVALVTGASSGIGAATARRFAAGGWHLLLSGRDRRRLEETASGTSAVLLPADLAAPDGAKMLAEAALREAGRIDLLIAGAGIGWAGPFLTMPHTDIDRVLFLDLNATLHLVREVLPAMVAAGSGRVVLVGSVAGAVGVREEAVYSAAKAGLAAFAEALRQELRGTGVGVTLVVPGPVETGFFARRGRPYHRSHPRPTSPGRVAAAVWDAVGEARDDTYIPSWLTLPPRVRALTPGLYRRLLDRFG